The Arthrobacter oryzae DNA window ACCTCATGACGGTGGCCATGGGGATTCCCGTGAGCGGATGGCTGGCCGAGCGCGTGGGCGCCCGGCGCGTCTTCTGTGCCGCCATCGCGGTGTTCACCATCGCCTCCCTGCTGTGCGCCCTGAGCCAGGACCTCACCATGCTCACCGTCAGCCGCGTCCTGCAGGGTGCCGGCGGCGCCATGATGGTGCCGGTGGGGACGCTCGTGGTGCTGCGCAGGACACCCAAGGAGGACCTGCTCCGGGCCACGGCCTACCTTGTGTGGCCAGGGCTGCTGGCGCCGGTGCTGGCACCCCTGGTGGGCGGCGCACTGACCACGTTCCTGTCGTGGCACTGGATCTTCCTGATCAACATTCCGCTGGGGCTGGCCGCCTTCGTTGCCGCCCTGAGGCTGGTTCCGCAGGGGGCGGGAGACCAGTCCCGCCGCCTTGACTGGCTGGGGCTCCTGCTGACAACGGCCGGAGTCGGTGCCCTGGTGGTGGGGCTCGAACTCGCCACTGCCCACCCCTCAGAACCTTTCGGGGCGGTCAGCGTGGCCGCCGGCTTCGTGTTCATTGCGGGAGCAGTCCTGTGGCTGCGGCGAGCCCCCAACCCCCTCTTCCAACTGAATGTGTTTGGCACCCGGACGTTCCGAGCCACGTCCACCGGCGGCTTCGTCTACCGCCTGACCATCAGCGCGGTGCCGTTCCTGCTGCCGCTGATGTTCCAGGACGGGTTCGGCTGGGATCCGCTGCACGCCGGCGTCATGGTGGCGGCGGTCTTCATCGGCAACATCGGCATCAAACCGGCAACCACGCCGCTCATCCGCAGGTTCGGTTTCAAGCCCGTCCTGGTCTTCGCCTCACTCGCGTCGGCCGTCACGTTTGCACTGTGCGCCCTGCTGGACGCCGGAACTCCGGAACCGCTGATTTTTGCCCTGCTGGTCTGCAGCGGAGCCTTCCGCTCCATCGGCTTTTCGGCCTACGCCTCCGTGCAGTACGCCGACATCATCCCCGGGCAGCTGCCGTCCGCCAACGCGATTTCGGCCACGCTGGTCCAGTTGGCGGCCGGCGCGGGCATCGCGGTCGGCGCCTTGTTCCTCCGGCTCTTCGCCGAACCAGGCGCTTTCGGGTCCGACCCCGTTGCCCCCTACCGGGGTGCGTTCGTGGCCATCGCGGTGCTGATGCTGCTCAGCACGGCGGACAGCCTGGCACTGCACCGCCAGGCCGGCGCCGACGTCAGCCGCGGGCGGTCCGCAGCCCCCAAAGCCGCGAACCCCTAGGATTCCGCCGGAACGCCGGGCGTCGCCGAGAACTGCGGCTCCGCCGCGCCCGCCTCCAGCACCGCCATGGCGGCGTTGTGGCCGCCAATGGCGCTGACGGCTCCGCCGCGCCGGGCTCCGGAGCCGCAGAGCAGGATCCGGGGATCGTCCGTGGCCACACCCCAGCGCCGGGCGGGAGTGTCCAGCAGGGCATCGTCCTCGGCGAACGGCCAGTCAAGGCCGCCGTGGAAAATGTTGCCGCGGGGCATGCCCACGGCGCGCTGGATATCCAGCGTTGTCTTCGTTTCGATGCACGGCGTGCCGCCCGTGCCGGTGAGCAGCAGGTCCTCGATCGGTTCCGCCAGCACAGAGTTGAGGGATCGTACGACGGCGGCCTGCAGCACCGCCCGCATCTCCTCGTTGTTTTCCGCAGTGATGAGCCTGTCCGGAACGTGAAGCCCGAAGACGGTCAGCGTGTGGGCGCCGGAAGCCTGCAGTTCCGGCGAGAGGATGGACGGATCGGTCAGCGAATGGCAGTAGATTTCGCAGGGCAGCGGGTCCGGGACGGTTCCCTTTTCGGCGGTAAGGTAGGCGTCGTCCAGCTGCGTCCACGTCTCATTGATGTGGAACGTTCCGCCGAAGGCCGCCTCCGGGCCGATGCTGCGGTCCAGCAGCCGGGGCAGGCGCTCGAGCAGGAGGTTCACCTTGACCTGGGAACCCTCGCGCCGGTGGTTGGGGTTCCCCGGCTCACCGCCGCCCGTGCCGCGCAATCTGGCCAGCACGGCAGGCGCCACGTTGGACAGCACCCACCCGGCCGAGGCGCAGCGTTCCCCGCCGTCATGTCGGTAGTCCACCGCTCCGCCGGGACGGATGCCCCTGACCTCGGCGGACGTCAGGATGGTGGCGCCGGCTTCGCGGGCGGCCCGTTCCAGCTCACCGGACACGGCCCCCATGCCGCCGATGGGAACATCCCAGTCTCCGGTCCCGCCGCCCAAGAGGTGGTACAGGAAACAGATGTTCTGCTGCAGGTCCGCGCTGTCAGCCCGGGCAAACGTGCCGATCAGGGCGTCGGTCAGGACCACGCCGCGCACCAGGTCGCTGTCCAGCCCGCGGGTAATGGCCTCGCCAAGCGGCCGCTCGATCACCGCTTCCCACACGTCACCCGCACCGGCGGCTTCGGCGAGTTTCCTGGCTTCGGAGCGGGTGGGCAGCGGCGAGGTCATTGTGGGCCACAGTGCTCCGGTGAGCTTCCGGCATTCCGCATAGAAGCGCTCAAAAGCCGCGGCCTCGGCGGCGGGGGCACCCACCGACGCGAAGGACAAGGCGGTGGCCTCCGCGTCCGCGTTGTCGATCAGGAGCCCGGTGCCGGGACTGCCCGGGTCCGGCGTGTAGGACGAGTAGCGGCGCCGTGCCAGTCGGATGCGCAGGCCCAGGTCGTCCATGATTTCCTGCGGGAGCAGGCTCACCAGGTAGGAGTACCGCGAAAGCCGGGCGTCGACGCCGTCGAACGCCTGGGCGGAAACGGCCGCTCCGCCGGCGTGGTCCAGTTTTTCCAGCAGCAGGACATCCCGGCCGGCCCGGGCCAGGTAGGCGGCGGCCGCCAGGCCGTTGTGCCCGCCACCGACAATGACCACGTCATGCTTACTGCTGCTCGCCATGGGGCCATCCTGCCACCCGGTTCCGCGTTTGGCCGGAAACGCAACGTGCCGGGGAACGCAAAAGGCCCCGGTCCAGGACCGGGGCCAAACGCGGAGACGGGGGGATTTGAACCCCCGGTGGAGTTGTGCCCCACACTTCATTAGCAGTGAAGCCCATTCGGCCGCTCTGGCACGTCTCCAATTGCTATTCCTAGCCCACCAAGGATACGCAGAACGGGCCATCCAGTGCAAAACGGTGGGAAAGGCCGTTCAGATTAGTGCAGATTCGGTGCCGGCGGTGCTAGCTGCCGGAGCGTCCCGCCAGGGAGCGCCACAGGAAGTGCTGGCTCCGGCTCTGCAAAGCGGCCGCCTGCCGGTTGTCCGAGGCGCCGGCATGTCCGCCTTCCAGGGCCTCGTGGAACCAGACGTTGGGGATGCCCATGGCCTGCATCCGGGCGGCCATCTTGCGGGCCTGCACGGGGCCCACGCGGTCATCGGAGGTTGCGGTCCAGATGAAGGTTTCCGGGTAATCCACGCCGTCGCGGAGGAGGTGGTACGGCGAGAACGTCCGGATGAACTCCCACTCTTCGGCAACGTCCGGGTCCCCGTATTCGGCGATCCAGGAGTAGCCGGCGGACAGCTTGGTGTAGCGGCGCATGTCCAGCAGCGGCACGCCGCAGGACACGGCACCGAACAGTTCCGGGTACCTGGTGAGCATGTTGCCCACCAGCAGGCCGCCGTTGGAGCCGCCCACGCAGCCGAGGCGTTCCTTGGAGGTGACTCCGCGCGAGATCAGGTCCCTGGCTACGGCTGCGAAGTCCTCGAACGCGCGGTGGCGCTTTTCCTGCAGGGCTGCGCGGTGCCACGAGGGTCCGTATTCGCCGCCGCCGCGGATGTTCGCCACCACGTAGACGCCGCCGCGGCTGTGGGCGGGACCGGCGTCGCCCTCGGGACCGCCCTCACCGGCATCCGGTGCGGTCGTTCGGCGTTCCAGCCACGCCCGGCCGATCGCTCCGCTGTAGGCCGGCGTGCGGGAGACCTCAAATCCGCCGTAGCCGGACAGCTGCGTGGGGTTCTGGCCGTCGAGCACCAGGTCCTTGGACGCCACCTGGAAGTACGGGACCCGCGTCCCGTCCTCCGAGACCGCGAAATGCTGCTGGACTTCGTAGGCGGAGTCGTCAAAATAGGACGGTGAGGTACGGACCACCTCGTGTGCGCTCACCACGTCGCCGTTGTCGCCGCGGCGCAGCGTCCCCCGGGTAAGCGTGCTGGGCGTGGTGAAGCCGGTGGCCACGAGCCAGAAGTCGTTCCCCGCGCCGGGGGATTCGCCTTCCGGTACGGTCACGCTGCCGCCGGTCCCGTCGTCGTTGTGCTCCTCGTCAACCTCGACGCTGTCGTCCTCGTCGTCGACGGCGAACGCGTTGACGTCATGCAGCGGCGGGCACGCGTCAAGGAGCGTGGAAGCCCAGGCGGAGCCGCTGCCGGGCCGTTCGGGGTCCAGGACGCGGATCTCGGAGGAGACGTCCCGCAGGAGGTTCAGGAGCAGGAAGTTCCGGGTCCAGCTCCAGGACTGCAGCGACGTGTGCGCATCCGGGGTGAACAGGACCACGAGGTCGCGGCTGCCGGCAAGGTAGTCCTCGAAGTTCGCGGCGAGCAGGGAGCCGGCGGGGTAGGTGCGGCCGTTGACGGCCCAGTCGCCCTGCGGCCGGAACAGCAGCCACTCACGGTGCACGCTCAGGTTTACGTCGGTGGGGGCGTCGATGGCAACCCAGGATCCGTCACGCAGCACGGACGTGCTCTTGTTGAAGAAGCTGATCCAGTCCATGGCGAAGGTCCGCTCAAACCCCGGGGTGGAATCATGGGCCACCAGCGCCATCATGTGGTCTTCCGGGATTTCGAACACCCGCTCGGCCGTCAACAGCGACCCGCCGCGGGCGAGCTTGACGGCGGTGCTGGCGTAGGACGACGAGGTCTTGGGCATGCCTTCCGCGGTGCTGGAGACCAGCAGCGTGTCCCGGTCCAGCCAGGAGGCGTTGCCCTTGGCAGTGGGCAGGTCGAACCCTCCGGCTGCCGGGTCCACGAACGTGCGGGTTTCGACGTCGAACTCCCGGTAGCGGTTGGCGTCGCCGCCGTCGGGGGAGAGGGCCAGCAGCGCCAGCCGGTGCGGTTCGCCGGGAGCGGGGCGCAGGAAGTTGGCGCCGTGGAACACCCACTCCTCACCTTCGACGGTGGCCAGCGCGTCGACGTCCAGCAGCACGTCCCATTCCGGCTGCCCGCTCTTGTAGCTCTCCCAGGACGTCCGGCGCCACAGCCCCTTCGGGTTCTGCCCGTCCCGCCAGAAGTTGTAGTACCAGTCGCCGTGCTTGCCCACCATGGCGATCTTGTCCGTGGAGTCCAGCACTTCCAGGATGCGGCCCTCGAGCCTCGCGTAGTCGGCGTCTTCAAGCAGGTCCTCGGTTCGGGCGTTCTGTTCACGGACCCAGGCCAGCGGTTCCTCGCCGTAGATCTCCTCAAGCCAGATATTCTCGTCAGTCGGTTCGGGCGCTTTCCCGGAGGCGGAAGAGGCGCCGGACACGGGCGGGTGATCAGCTGCTGTGGTGGTCATGCGCCCTACGAAACAGCATCGGCGCGCAGCTAGCAAGTCACATGCGGATACTCTGGAAGGCGTGGGCACATCGCAAAGCATCCGGACGGCAATCATAGGGGCCGGACCCCGCGGCACCAGTGTCCTGGAGCGGCTCCTGGCCAATTGGCGGCTCAGGAACCCCTCTTCAACCGGGTCTTCCGGACCGCAGAGCGCCGCGGGCCTCCCCGCCGCCGGCCTCCACATCGACGTGGTGGACCCGTACCCGGCCGGGCCGGGCCACGTGTGGCAGCCCGGCCAGTCCCGGCTGTACCTGATGAACACGCAATCGTTTTATCCCACGGTCATTCCCGAGGACCCTGAACTGGCCGCACCGGTGGCCGGCAGCACCTTCGAGAAATGGCGGGCAGCCCAGGCGCGCAGCCCCCACCCTTCGCTCACTGAGGACGAACGCCGGGAACTCGCCAGCCTCGGAGCCCGGGATTTTCCGAGCCGCGCCCTGTACGGCCGCTACCTCCGCGCCACCCTCGACGAGTTGCTCGCGCACCTTCCGGAGGGCGTCACCGTCCAGTTCCACCGCACCACCGCCACCGCCGTGCGGCCGGCAGGAGACGGAACGTTCGACGTCGAACTCGGGGACGGCGGGCTGCTCACCGTCAGTTCCGCGGTGCTGGCGCTGGGACACCTTGACGCCAGGCTCAACGCCGAGCAGCGCGAGCTCCACGCTGGCGCAAGCCAGCTGGGGCTCCTGTACGTGCCCCCGGCGGTTCCTGCCGACGTCGACTGGTCCGTGGTGCCGGCAGGCCAGTCGGTGCTGGTCCGCGGCATGGGGCTGAACTTCTTCGACGTGATGGGCCAGCTCACCGAAGGCCGCGGCGGGAAGTTCGTGGCAGCGGACGGCAACGGCACGGCCCGACTTGCGTACATCCCGTCCGGCGACGAGCCGGTGATCATTGCCGCTTCCCGGCGCGGGACACCGTACCGGGCCAAAGCCGACCTTGCCGGGTACTACCCGTCCGGTGTGACGCTCCGGTACTGCACCGAGGCTGCCGTGGGGCGGTTCGCGGCCGCGGGAATCACACCCGCCTTTGACCATGACCTCTGGCCCCTGCTCCAGCGGGACGCGCTCTGGGCCTACTACTCCACCCTGGTCCGGACCAGCCCGGACGCCGTCACCGAGCCCGAAGCCTTCCTGGCACTGCTCCAGGAAGCGATGCGGCCGCACGCCCACAGCGTTTCCCGCTGGGAAGCCGAAGCGGAAGCCCTGGTTGCGCGGCACGTGGCGCGCAACCAGCGACTGAACCTTCCCGGGCTGGCGGCACCCTTGGCGGGACGTAGTTTCGCTTCGCAGTCGGAGGTGGATGCCGCCGTCGTCGACTACCTGCTCGATGACGCCCGGCGCTCGGCGCTGGGGGAGGACGACCCCGTGAAGATGGCCATCGGGGCGCTGCACCACGGCCGGGCGGTGCTGAAATCGGCGGTGGCCGACGGCGGCATCACCGACGAGTCCTGGGTCGCCGGCCTGCGGGGCTGGTTTGAGTCGTTCGTCGAAGGGCTGGCCAGCGGCCCGCCGGCCATCCGGGCGGAACAGCTCGCGGCGCTCGCCCGGGCCGGAGTGGTGGGTTTCGTGGGACCGGACCCGAAGTTTTCGCTGGACCGGTCCGCCGGTACCTTCACGGCCGCATCCCCGTGGGTGCGGGACGGTGCGGTCCACGCGCATGCGATGATCGAGGCGCTCGCTCCCGCCAATAGGGTCACCGTCAACGTTTCCCCGGTGCTGGAGCAGCTCCTCGCCGACGGCCTGGTCCGGCCCCGGCTGATGATGACCGTGGAAGGGGCGCCGGTGGAGACCACAGGGCTGGATGTCAGCCCGCACCCTTACCGTCCGGTGGGCGCCAACGGATCCGTCACCGAGGGGCTGTATGTGCTGGGCCTGCAGCTGTCCGCCGCGCAGTGGGGCACGGCAATCGCCGCGGAAGCGCGGCCGCAGGACGGGCCCGTGTACCGCAGCGGCCAGCGCACGCTCCGGGACGCCGACGAGATTGCCCGCCACATCCTCGACCGCTGACCCTGCCGTCCCGCACCACCTGCGCCCCACCACGGACGCTCTCTCACCTCCTGCACCTTTTGGGGCGACGCTCTCTCACTTCCCGTCGCTTTTTCCCAGACGCTCTCTCACTTTCTTCGACGCAGTGAGAGAGCGTGGCAGGGGAACCGGCAGGAGGTGAGAGAGCGTCGCAGGGACACAAGAAACATGCCCCGCCTCCGGAGCCGGGAACCGCAAGGATTCCCGGCCCGGCGACGGGGCATGCTCATTCTCTGTCAGGCTGCGAAACTAGCCCTTCAGGCAGTTCTGGTATTGGAGCCAGGCCAGGCCGTACTTGATCCACCCCGCAAAGTCGTACCAGTTGGTGGGCGGTACGGGGGCTGTGCAGACCGGCGGGACGGGGCCGCTGTCAGCAACCTGCACCGCGGCCTTGACCACGGTCCCCGATTCAGCTGCGGTGAGCACCAGGGTGCCGGGGCCTGCCGCCGCACCGGCCGGGACCTTCACGTCCACGGTCGCGGCCCCGGCGGACACCGGGATGGTGCCGAGCTGGGTTACCGTGCCTGCAGCATCCGTGAAGGAGGCCGCCAGCGAGGTGTTGACCGGGCTGCCCAGCGACGTGAGATCCAGCTTGGAGACTGCCAGCGTGATGGAGTCACCAGCCTTGACCTCGGCCGCCGTGGTGTTCACCACGGCAACAGTGCGGCGGGCGAAGTCCGGCGCTGCAGGGTTGTGCTCCTGCAGGTACTTGATCCACGCATCACGGTCCACGAGGCCCGAGTCCTCGGTGCCGGCGCCCTCCTTGAAAATCCGGAAGTTGTCGCCGCCGGTTGCCAGGAAGCTGAAGGTGCCGATCCGGTAGGACTTGGCCGGATCGATGAGCGAACCGTTGACCCGGATGGACGTGATGCGGTCACCCGCGGCGCGCGCGGCGTCGTAGGTGTAGTTGACGTTCTTGGACAATCCCAGCTGCTGGTAGGCGCGGCTCGGGACCGTGCCGTCCGGGTTGGTCTGCCACTGCTGTTCCAGGAGCGTCTTGAACTGTGCCCCGGTCAGGGAGGTGGTCCAGAGGTTGTTCACGAACGGAAGCACGGCATTCGCCTCCGCGTAGGTGATGGTTCCGTCCGGCGCGAAGTACAGCTCGTTGCGCAGGCCGCCGGGGTTTACGACGCCGATTTCGGCGGCCCCGAGGTCAGGCGCCTTGAGTGCATCCACGAGTGAGTCGGCCACGAGGTTGCCGAGGGTCGATTCGTTCGCGCGGTCGTCACGGGACGCCGGGCTGGTGGCCGTGGCGGGCGTGAAGGCCGTGGTGATATCGGCGGTGACCTTGCCGACCGGCTGGTTTCCGATCACGGCGGCGTCGGCGATCGCCTTGTCAACGATCACCTTGACTGCAGCCACTCGCGGGTACTTGGCCACCAGGTCCGCGGCCGTCTCCGTGGTGGTGGGCACAGTGCGCTTGACGTTGCCGGCTTTGTATCCGGTGACCTGCATGCTCGCGGTATCCACTGTCAGCTGGATCTGGCCGATGAACTCGCCGTAGCTGCCGGTCTGGACGATGGGGCGGGTTTTGCCGGTCGGCTGGCCGCCGGCATCGAGGACCGGGGCATCCCACGCGTACTGCTTGTGCGTGTGGCCGGTGAAGATGGCGTCCACTTCGGGAGAGGTTTCGTTGACAAGCTTGGCGAAGGGGCCGCCGGCGGCGACTTCCTGCTCCAAAGTGGAACCGTCGGGTGTGCCGGACCCGGCGCCGTCGTGGTTTTCCACGATGATGACGTCGGCAAGCTTGTCGGCAGTGATCTTTGCGGCAACACGGTTGATCGCGTCAACGGGATCGCCGAAATCAAGCTCGGTGATGCCTGCGGGCGTGACCAGCGATGGCACTTCCTGGGTGACGGTGCCGATCACGGCCACCTTGACGCCGTTCATCTCCAGCACCGTGTATTCCGGCAGGGCCGGTTCCGTGGTGCCCTTCTTGTAGACGTTGGCGCCGAGGTACGGGAATTTTGCGTTCGTACCGCCCGCCACAACGCGGTCGCGCAGGTCCGCCCAGCCGCCGTCGAACTCGTGGTTGCCCACAGCGGAGGTGCGCAGCTCGAGGGCGTTCAGCACATCGATGGTGGGCTGGTCCTTGGCGACAGCCGAGGCGAACAGCGAGGCTCCGATGTTATCTCCGGCGGACAGGAAAGCGGTGGCCCCCGGCGCGGCGGCTTCCCGGAGCTTTTCGATGGTGGCGGCGAACAGGACCGTGTTGGAGTCGATGCGTCCGTGGAAATCGTTGATGCCCAGGAAGTTCAGGTCCGCGCTGGCAGGTGTGGCCGGCAGGTCAACGCCCACCACCACGGGATCGTGGTCGCTGGCCCGGAACTGGTCCGGCGCATAGTAGTTCGTCACATTGTTGTTATACCGGCTGTACTCCAGAGCAACGGACTCCACGGAGTTGATGTTCCAGATGTCGGCGCCGGTGACCACCGAGTTCGCGCCCGGCGAGGCAAGGACATGGTCCAGGGAACCCACCAGGCCGCCGAACAGGTAGGAGTGCTTGGCAGAGCCGTCGGCGTTCCGGGCCTTCTCGTCCTGGTTGACGTAACCGGCGGCCGTGAGGACGTTGAGGGGATCCTCCTTGGCGTACGCGTTGAAGTCGCCCATCAGGAAGACCTTGTCCGTGCCCGTCGAGGCCTGCAGGTCGTTGGAGAATGCGAGCAGCGACTTGGCCTGCTCGGTGCGGGCCAGGTTCGAGGCGCCCTGGCCCTTGTCAGTGTCTTCGGCAGTCGCGGCTGAGCCTTTGGACTTGAAGTGGTTGGCAATGGCGATGAACTTCTTGTCATCGGCCGCGCCGGCCGGCTTGAACACTTGGGCCAGCGGCTTGCGCGCTGTGGCGAAGGCCACGGTGTCGTTGTGGATGATGGATTCGCCCACCGGTTCCGCAACAGCCTTCTTGTAGATGAACGCGGTGCGGATCATGTCCTCGTCGGCCAGCGGGGGAGCGTTGGCAGGTGTGCGGACGTAGTCCCAGATGCCGGGCGTGGAAACGTTCAGGGCTTCCACCAGCTTGGCCAGGGCATCGTCGCGGTCCTTGCCGAACTGCGCGGAGTTCTCAACTTCCATCAGGGACACGACGTCGGCGCCGGACTTGCCAATTGCGGCCACGATCTTGTCCTGCTGGCGCTTGAGGTTCTCGGCGTTGGCGGCACCGCGGGCGTCACAGCCGCTCTTGACAGTGATGGGGTTGCCGTCACGGTCGGTGTAGAACGTGCAGCCGGTGAGCATATCGCCGGTGGTGGGGAAGTAATTCAGCACGTTGAAGGAGGCAATTTTCAGGTTGCCTCCGACGGCGGCAGGGGCTTCGGTACGGGTGGCGCCGAAGGTGGCCGGCTGGATGATGCCGGCGTTTTCCGGCGTCAGGTGGGTCAGCGGCTGGAACTTCCAGGAGTTGTTGGCGTAGCTGAGCACCACATCGGTCTGGAATGTCACCGGAGAACCGACGCGGACGGGGTCCGCGGTGGTCAGGTAGGGCAGCACCTGCGCCTTGGTGGCGGCGTCCTTGAGGAAGTTGGTGCTGGCGCCGTCGTCGAGCTTGATGCCGCGGGCGGCGTTGGCCGCCACGGTCGCCGTGTAATCGGCCGAGCCGTAAGGGGCGACGGCGGTGGG harbors:
- a CDS encoding ExeM/NucH family extracellular endonuclease, with the translated sequence MNRTPWKIALGTALSAGLIAAPLAAVPAFAVEVSPASAGTSPVVINEAYLSGGSSGAAYKHKFVELYNTSDAPITLDGWSLQYRSATGTASPTTVAALNGSIPAKGHYLIQGSTNSATSTAPELPAPDLVATGLNPSGSAGTLILAKQAAALSPLATGSVIEPANVADLLGYGASNTFETQAAAAPSGNTDVKSLNRSNAADSNSNSADFALSATISPTASGGTVDPGPVDPDPVDPPPAPAARTIAEIQGSGAASPFIGTTVTTRGKVTAAFPTGGFSGFYLQTPGTGGDLTPANHTASDAIFVYSPATVGSVAVGDYVEVTGSVSEFYGMTQVNVADTAGLKKLAEAAPEVKSTGFTLPAEEAFRESLEGMLLTPQGPVTVTDNYSLNQYGEIGLAGGTTPLEQPTAVAPYGSADYTATVAANAARGIKLDDGASTNFLKDAATKAQVLPYLTTADPVRVGSPVTFQTDVVLSYANNSWKFQPLTHLTPENAGIIQPATFGATRTEAPAAVGGNLKIASFNVLNYFPTTGDMLTGCTFYTDRDGNPITVKSGCDARGAANAENLKRQQDKIVAAIGKSGADVVSLMEVENSAQFGKDRDDALAKLVEALNVSTPGIWDYVRTPANAPPLADEDMIRTAFIYKKAVAEPVGESIIHNDTVAFATARKPLAQVFKPAGAADDKKFIAIANHFKSKGSAATAEDTDKGQGASNLARTEQAKSLLAFSNDLQASTGTDKVFLMGDFNAYAKEDPLNVLTAAGYVNQDEKARNADGSAKHSYLFGGLVGSLDHVLASPGANSVVTGADIWNINSVESVALEYSRYNNNVTNYYAPDQFRASDHDPVVVGVDLPATPASADLNFLGINDFHGRIDSNTVLFAATIEKLREAAAPGATAFLSAGDNIGASLFASAVAKDQPTIDVLNALELRTSAVGNHEFDGGWADLRDRVVAGGTNAKFPYLGANVYKKGTTEPALPEYTVLEMNGVKVAVIGTVTQEVPSLVTPAGITELDFGDPVDAINRVAAKITADKLADVIIVENHDGAGSGTPDGSTLEQEVAAGGPFAKLVNETSPEVDAIFTGHTHKQYAWDAPVLDAGGQPTGKTRPIVQTGSYGEFIGQIQLTVDTASMQVTGYKAGNVKRTVPTTTETAADLVAKYPRVAAVKVIVDKAIADAAVIGNQPVGKVTADITTAFTPATATSPASRDDRANESTLGNLVADSLVDALKAPDLGAAEIGVVNPGGLRNELYFAPDGTITYAEANAVLPFVNNLWTTSLTGAQFKTLLEQQWQTNPDGTVPSRAYQQLGLSKNVNYTYDAARAAGDRITSIRVNGSLIDPAKSYRIGTFSFLATGGDNFRIFKEGAGTEDSGLVDRDAWIKYLQEHNPAAPDFARRTVAVVNTTAAEVKAGDSITLAVSKLDLTSLGSPVNTSLAASFTDAAGTVTQLGTIPVSAGAATVDVKVPAGAAAGPGTLVLTAAESGTVVKAAVQVADSGPVPPVCTAPVPPTNWYDFAGWIKYGLAWLQYQNCLKG
- a CDS encoding prolyl oligopeptidase family serine peptidase — its product is MTTTAADHPPVSGASSASGKAPEPTDENIWLEEIYGEEPLAWVREQNARTEDLLEDADYARLEGRILEVLDSTDKIAMVGKHGDWYYNFWRDGQNPKGLWRRTSWESYKSGQPEWDVLLDVDALATVEGEEWVFHGANFLRPAPGEPHRLALLALSPDGGDANRYREFDVETRTFVDPAAGGFDLPTAKGNASWLDRDTLLVSSTAEGMPKTSSSYASTAVKLARGGSLLTAERVFEIPEDHMMALVAHDSTPGFERTFAMDWISFFNKSTSVLRDGSWVAIDAPTDVNLSVHREWLLFRPQGDWAVNGRTYPAGSLLAANFEDYLAGSRDLVVLFTPDAHTSLQSWSWTRNFLLLNLLRDVSSEIRVLDPERPGSGSAWASTLLDACPPLHDVNAFAVDDEDDSVEVDEEHNDDGTGGSVTVPEGESPGAGNDFWLVATGFTTPSTLTRGTLRRGDNGDVVSAHEVVRTSPSYFDDSAYEVQQHFAVSEDGTRVPYFQVASKDLVLDGQNPTQLSGYGGFEVSRTPAYSGAIGRAWLERRTTAPDAGEGGPEGDAGPAHSRGGVYVVANIRGGGEYGPSWHRAALQEKRHRAFEDFAAVARDLISRGVTSKERLGCVGGSNGGLLVGNMLTRYPELFGAVSCGVPLLDMRRYTKLSAGYSWIAEYGDPDVAEEWEFIRTFSPYHLLRDGVDYPETFIWTATSDDRVGPVQARKMAARMQAMGIPNVWFHEALEGGHAGASDNRQAAALQSRSQHFLWRSLAGRSGS
- a CDS encoding FAD/NAD(P)-binding protein yields the protein MGTSQSIRTAIIGAGPRGTSVLERLLANWRLRNPSSTGSSGPQSAAGLPAAGLHIDVVDPYPAGPGHVWQPGQSRLYLMNTQSFYPTVIPEDPELAAPVAGSTFEKWRAAQARSPHPSLTEDERRELASLGARDFPSRALYGRYLRATLDELLAHLPEGVTVQFHRTTATAVRPAGDGTFDVELGDGGLLTVSSAVLALGHLDARLNAEQRELHAGASQLGLLYVPPAVPADVDWSVVPAGQSVLVRGMGLNFFDVMGQLTEGRGGKFVAADGNGTARLAYIPSGDEPVIIAASRRGTPYRAKADLAGYYPSGVTLRYCTEAAVGRFAAAGITPAFDHDLWPLLQRDALWAYYSTLVRTSPDAVTEPEAFLALLQEAMRPHAHSVSRWEAEAEALVARHVARNQRLNLPGLAAPLAGRSFASQSEVDAAVVDYLLDDARRSALGEDDPVKMAIGALHHGRAVLKSAVADGGITDESWVAGLRGWFESFVEGLASGPPAIRAEQLAALARAGVVGFVGPDPKFSLDRSAGTFTAASPWVRDGAVHAHAMIEALAPANRVTVNVSPVLEQLLADGLVRPRLMMTVEGAPVETTGLDVSPHPYRPVGANGSVTEGLYVLGLQLSAAQWGTAIAAEARPQDGPVYRSGQRTLRDADEIARHILDR
- a CDS encoding phytoene desaturase family protein; its protein translation is MASSSKHDVVIVGGGHNGLAAAAYLARAGRDVLLLEKLDHAGGAAVSAQAFDGVDARLSRYSYLVSLLPQEIMDDLGLRIRLARRRYSSYTPDPGSPGTGLLIDNADAEATALSFASVGAPAAEAAAFERFYAECRKLTGALWPTMTSPLPTRSEARKLAEAAGAGDVWEAVIERPLGEAITRGLDSDLVRGVVLTDALIGTFARADSADLQQNICFLYHLLGGGTGDWDVPIGGMGAVSGELERAAREAGATILTSAEVRGIRPGGAVDYRHDGGERCASAGWVLSNVAPAVLARLRGTGGGEPGNPNHRREGSQVKVNLLLERLPRLLDRSIGPEAAFGGTFHINETWTQLDDAYLTAEKGTVPDPLPCEIYCHSLTDPSILSPELQASGAHTLTVFGLHVPDRLITAENNEEMRAVLQAAVVRSLNSVLAEPIEDLLLTGTGGTPCIETKTTLDIQRAVGMPRGNIFHGGLDWPFAEDDALLDTPARRWGVATDDPRILLCGSGARRGGAVSAIGGHNAAMAVLEAGAAEPQFSATPGVPAES
- a CDS encoding MFS transporter, whose amino-acid sequence is MSESQSNAAAAVRQEWQPRLALLVAATFFMEFLDGTVLTTAIPSIAEDFAVAPADVNITMTAYLMTVAMGIPVSGWLAERVGARRVFCAAIAVFTIASLLCALSQDLTMLTVSRVLQGAGGAMMVPVGTLVVLRRTPKEDLLRATAYLVWPGLLAPVLAPLVGGALTTFLSWHWIFLINIPLGLAAFVAALRLVPQGAGDQSRRLDWLGLLLTTAGVGALVVGLELATAHPSEPFGAVSVAAGFVFIAGAVLWLRRAPNPLFQLNVFGTRTFRATSTGGFVYRLTISAVPFLLPLMFQDGFGWDPLHAGVMVAAVFIGNIGIKPATTPLIRRFGFKPVLVFASLASAVTFALCALLDAGTPEPLIFALLVCSGAFRSIGFSAYASVQYADIIPGQLPSANAISATLVQLAAGAGIAVGALFLRLFAEPGAFGSDPVAPYRGAFVAIAVLMLLSTADSLALHRQAGADVSRGRSAAPKAANP